The sequence below is a genomic window from Hyperolius riggenbachi isolate aHypRig1 chromosome 7, aHypRig1.pri, whole genome shotgun sequence.
acaggggagggtgatgcattattgggaccctgaggcttccccctcccgaggtgggtaccccccaggggaacttttttgatacaggttctctttaacctccctggtggtaatcccgagctatgctcgggctagttgccgggagctctatgcagagtatagcacgcagcgggagcttttactcccctcccgggggatccagacattggtagccattctcctttctgtcctcagaggctctgaaacactttggtgagatcgccgtcattgATCTCTCCAaagcgttacagcgccacccagaggacggaggtaaaattgcagcgctgtagcccagggaggtgagtcagagcaggggctgctgctggcattctggcggcatgattatttcctgattttagggtctgaaaccttttaaaattaccctaaaatccggaaatagtcataccaccaggggggttaaggtgtccactaatgatccaatttgtagcaaaaaattgtttgagtaatcagataattctgatcaaagtgaaatcgttcactacaccacaaacaaaccaatctttgcaccCTATCTATCACCACCgaaaagaaaatccaaattttgttttGACAAAAATCAGACGACtttttataatcattcataaaactattgtgcccatcaacggaaATTATTCACAACCAATCCTAGAAATTGGacctttagtggccacctttatagtaaCCATACAATAATTTAGGCTGGGTTCAcgcataaaaggtgtacagttccgTTCCAGTCTGCTTGGTTCACATATAAAAAAGTGTACATTCCCCATCCTGTCAtgtaaaactgatgcaaaaccaaCAGGACAGGACTAAAAAGAAAATGTACAGAGTTGTGTAAACCCTGCCTAACTAGTGAAGTTACTTCTATATCAGGAGTACGCCTGTTCTGTCAGCTCCTTCTCATTGTGCAACAAGAAACCCATTTGATCAGTTTCACTGTATCCATTTCCCTCTGTCTGTCAGCTATAACCCACACTACACAAATgtaggcctcaattcatcaaaggctgtacgataaaaaaaaaaaaaagttgggaagataccgcattcggtattttagattttttttttgcgaattcatcaatattttcacaggtacggtagaagtttggtaatttactgaaacccattgacaaaaacctgttcggtaacagcagaagtgtgtatttgtctctgttctccgtgcagagacagcattacaatagtaagaggcatcctgacatccctttagatgttcaTTATACTGCTTCTGCTCTCTCTGAAtttgtccattagtctttcttaaaattttatttatttgccacagcttagataaaCTTCCaagagacattacacatgccatgtttaggtgatttccccactagctcctctgcatcttcaaacaggagccTAAGGGGTTGAATGGCTGCAGGGGAGGCCTTTTTTGCTCCCTTCTCTCTGCCCACTTCTtggggggtagaaaagctggaCCCGCCGGAGAAGGCTTCGGATCCAATcacagggacttgcaggagacagaggctgttccttttagctctctgctcctgtcaattATGAGGATATCCACACGGAAGGCATTCGAAGCTGGTTTTCGATAGAGGAGAGCAGCTGGTAAATATGTAGTAGGTTACTGTGTTTTACCGTATGCTGTAACGTTGATGACATTTattgacatttgttgaggtgtttactgcacaagtcggtattttacctcactgcttggtaatttcagcttgccatgcagtaacaaccttgatgaattgacctTTTACGAAATGCTCCGTAAACTCAGcttttttcagcattaccgaatgcggtaatgcttgattaaTTGATGCCATACACTCAATTTTACACCTTCTTGCTTTTCCGTTCTCATTCTCTACACCAGTGTTTTTTAACATCATTATGACATTTACCCCTTTATTAATGACTGTGCTGGCCAAGTACCACCTATTGTGAGTAACATTGTTTTAAGTACCCCTTGAAGCAcaagttttggttttttttagaaGCTCTCCAAACATTCTTTGATGCTATTAACTATAAATACTTATTCAGGTTTGTTTATAtatgatttatatattttttacagcagCATTCTGTAGTTTGGTATaaaaggaactgcagcttcttctttttttatccTGTAGATCTGCATTAAGGAATTTTCTATTATCTATTTTATATGGCAAATTTTGTTAACAAGTGGGGACTGGGGGTTATAACtgttatattgtgtgtgtgtgcctagaatcctgtaattttttgcagctTGTTCAAAAATATGCAACTAAAGAATATACAGTGCAGTGCTTGTGTCTGTCTTTTCCTATTGAGTTATTATTTTGTTTATGGAGCTAGTATATGAATATGTATTCGTATATTTTGTTACATTCAGGTTGTatctttttacttttttcttttgattCTAGGCTCGGATTGACACTTTAAATCGCCCTTTAACATCACTGGCGCCACAGTCTCACAGTCAAATAAAGATTGTTTCTCCTCAGGCGGCATCTCAGCCATCACCAATGGCACCACCTCCGCCTCCTcccccaccacctccaccaccaccaccaccccctccTCCACCTTTACCCACCCAGTCCAAGTCTGCCCCTATCTTATTTGCAAAGTATAGTACCATTACAAGGTTGCAGAATGCTGCCCAGTACCCAGGGCCAACCTTTAAGTCACCTTCTGCAGTTCAGATCACACAACAGATCCCAATGGCTACAAAGCAGGTGCTTGTAACTCCAAATGGAGctatccctcctcctcccccaccacctcctcctcccccaccacctcctccagGCTCGGCTATGGCAATGTTGAAACCAAATCCATGTGCAGCATCAATGCCTCAGTTTACACCACCTCCTCCACCTCTTAAAATtcatcaagtccagcaaaacaatGTAGTCCAGACTGTTCAACCACCTCCACCTCCCCCTTCACCaccccctcctccacctccaccaccccctcctccaccaccaccatttcAAGCATCAAACAAACAATTTGTGCCTGCTGCTAAAGCTGCAGCGCCTTCTACTAGTCCACCTACTACTGTTGCTACAGGACCACCTACAGCACCAAAAAAGCAGCTACATTTCACACTGTCTCAGCCTCTTTCATCACCTTCTGTTCCATCTGGAGCAGCACCACCTCCTACATTGCCCAAACAGCAGAGTTTTTCTGCAAAGCCTCCTTCCTCCCCACAGTCTGCCATGCCCTCAGTTAGGCAAATTGCCAGTCAGTTTCCACAAATGCCACTTTCAGACTCCCAGTCCTCCAAGACTCCAAATACAGCTCCACAGTCACCCCCTGCTGTTAAAGCAAAGCCAAAATGGCAACCATTTTCTGTTTCATCGCCTGAatttcctcctccgcctcctgagaCTAGTTTAGATTTACTTCCTCCCCCGCcaccacctccccctccccctccccctccttctacATCTCCTGTGCCACCGCCTTCTCCAACACCAGACAAAACAGGCTCTCCTAAAAAATCAAGCAAGACATCAAGCCCAGGAGGTAAGAAGCCTCCACCTACTCCACAGCGCAATTCTAGCATTAAATCCAACAGCTCTGCAGAGTACCATGAGTCCAAGAAGTCCTCTATAGACAGCCTTGTAAGTAAATTTGAAGAACCCCCTGCATCTCCATCGAAAGAATCTATATACCCACCTACAGCTCCACCAAAGCCGGTTAAACTAAATCTTTCTGGAGTAAACTTGCCCATGGTTTTTCAGCAAGGAAATCTTACTGCTCAAAAGTTGTCTTCAACAAAAGAACCCCATGCAGAGTTTCCTTCCCCACCTTCTGATCCTGAAGCTGAATTCCCCCCTCCACCAGCAGACCTGGAGCTCTTaccccctccaccaccacctccagatGGTCCTCCTATTTTGTTTTCTGGCAATACCTCTCCAAAAGTTGCTGTAGTCAACCCACAACCTCAGACATGGTCAAAATCATCTGTAAAGAAAGCACCACCGCCAACTAGGCCAAAACGAAATGACAGTATGAGGCTAATGCAAGCTGATATGACAGAGCCACCTCCTGTTAGTCCTCAAGTACCAACTTCACCAAAGCCCAGCCTAAGTGTACAGCCGGGGTTTCTTGCTGACCTCAATAAGACTCTGCAGCGAAAATCCATTACACGACATAGTTCTTTGACTTCAGCTCGATTATCCAGACCAGAACCCACTACCACAATGGATGACATGGTACTGcctccaccaccaccagaacTGTTAACAGACCACAAAAAACCGAACTGCTATGGAGGCAGCCATTTATCAGGCTATGCAACATTACGAAGGGGTCCACCACCTGCTCcccctaaaagagaccaaaacacCAAACTTTCTGGAGATTGGTAATCCATAACAAATGTATTGACTAGTTACACACTTTGAATACTAATGTACTATGAATTTAGGATCCTTGTATCATAATATTCAATCAAGCAATGCCATTTGGGATAAGGGTCATTGTGCACTTCCGTTCTCTACTCGTTCAACAGAAACTAATTCTGGAATTCCATCGCTAGTTCTCAATATGGACAGGACCAAAACACCGTTCATATTCTACATATAAAGAAACCTTTTTGTAGTGTACGTTGGTGTGCAGTGTGTCTGCATGTATTCCTACAATAGGCATATAATTCTGTAATTAATAATATAGCTTATGTACAATAAAAGATAACAAGAATGTTTTATCTCACTCTGTCTGGATCCAGTTATAAAAGCTGCTAAAATTCAGTGCAGTAAAATGTTCAAATTATTTAACACCATGCTCTCAGAATAATTTAATTCCATTTATGCATGATTGTGGCCAAATGGACTCAAGGAAGGTCACATGCAATAGGTTGTCTGAACTACTAAGGTGAGTGTTAgtcataataataatcacaaattAGTGGGTACAAATGATGTAggcctttgattaaaaaaaatgctgtaaaagTGGAAAGAtctcaaaatattattattattgtttctcCTGATGGTAGTCTGAGTATCTTGTAGAACTTGCAGTAGTTTCATAGCAGACTTTGTGTTTTACTAGCTCCTGTCTTTTTAAGTAGTTCCAGA
It includes:
- the RAPH1 gene encoding ras-associated and pleckstrin homology domains-containing protein 1 isoform X1, which gives rise to MEQLSDEELDHGAEEDSDKEDQDLDKMFGAWLGELDKLTQSLDTEKPEEPVKRSPLRQETNLANFSYRFSMYNLNEALSQGDGVDLDALMADLCSIEQELSSIGTQSSRNTLKSHDRKSSQKPPAGRTSTKQSSLRGLPTSSGKITKPVHGNYSLDDITAQLEQASLSMDEAARQTVVEDAKPVVTIHHRRTASAGTVSDSDLRSVSNSSRSSITSAASSMDSLDIDKMTRPQDLDLVQPISEHSYLDRETSLLLRNIAGKPSHLLTKEEQAAKIKAEKIRIALEKIKEAQVKKLVIRVHMSDDSSKTMMVDERQTVRQVLDNLMDKSHCGFSLDWSLVETISELQMERIFEDHENLVENLLNWTRDSQNKLMFVERIEKYALFKNPQNYLLGRKETSEMADRNKEVLLEECFCGSSVTVPEIEGVLWLKDDGKKSWKKRYFLLRASGIYYVPKGKAKASRDLVCFLQLDHVNVYYGQEYRSKYKAPTDYCLVLKHPQIQKKSQYIKYLCCDDVRTLHQWVNGIRIAKYGKQLYTNYQEALKRTEAAYDWTSLSSSSMKSGSSSSSLPESQSNHSNQSDSGLSDTLASCHVRSQSIVSSIFSEAWKRGTQLEESSKARIDTLNRPLTSLAPQSHSQIKIVSPQAASQPSPMAPPPPPPPPPPPPPPPPPPPLPTQSKSAPILFAKYSTITRLQNAAQYPGPTFKSPSAVQITQQIPMATKQVLVTPNGAIPPPPPPPPPPPPPPPGSAMAMLKPNPCAASMPQFTPPPPPLKIHQVQQNNVVQTVQPPPPPPSPPPPPPPPPPPPPPPFQASNKQFVPAAKAAAPSTSPPTTVATGPPTAPKKQLHFTLSQPLSSPSVPSGAAPPPTLPKQQSFSAKPPSSPQSAMPSVRQIASQFPQMPLSDSQSSKTPNTAPQSPPAVKAKPKWQPFSVSSPEFPPPPPETSLDLLPPPPPPPPPPPPPSTSPVPPPSPTPDKTGSPKKSSKTSSPGGKKPPPTPQRNSSIKSNSSAEYHESKKSSIDSLVSKFEEPPASPSKESIYPPTAPPKPVKLNLSGVNLPMVFQQGNLTAQKLSSTKEPHAEFPSPPSDPEAEFPPPPADLELLPPPPPPPDGPPILFSGNTSPKVAVVNPQPQTWSKSSVKKAPPPTRPKRNDSMRLMQADMTEPPPVSPQVPTSPKPSLSVQPGFLADLNKTLQRKSITRHSSLTSARLSRPEPTTTMDDMVLPPPPPELLTDHKKPNCYGGSHLSGYATLRRGPPPAPPKRDQNTKLSGDW
- the RAPH1 gene encoding ras-associated and pleckstrin homology domains-containing protein 1 isoform X2, with translation MEQLSDEELDHGAEEDSDKEDQDLDKMFGAWLGELDKLTQSLDTEKPEEPVKRSPLRQETNLANFSYRFSMYNLNEALSQGDGVDLDALMADLCSIEQELSSIGTQSSRNTLKSHDRKSSQKPPAGRTSTKQSSLRGLPTSSGKITKPVHGNYSLDDITAQLEQASLSMDEAARQTVVEDAKPVVTIHHRRTASAGTVSDSDLRSVSNSSRSSITSAASSMDSLDIDKMTRPQDLDLVQPISEEEQAAKIKAEKIRIALEKIKEAQVKKLVIRVHMSDDSSKTMMVDERQTVRQVLDNLMDKSHCGFSLDWSLVETISELQMERIFEDHENLVENLLNWTRDSQNKLMFVERIEKYALFKNPQNYLLGRKETSEMADRNKEVLLEECFCGSSVTVPEIEGVLWLKDDGKKSWKKRYFLLRASGIYYVPKGKAKASRDLVCFLQLDHVNVYYGQEYRSKYKAPTDYCLVLKHPQIQKKSQYIKYLCCDDVRTLHQWVNGIRIAKYGKQLYTNYQEALKRTEAAYDWTSLSSSSMKSGSSSSSLPESQSNHSNQSDSGLSDTLASCHVRSQSIVSSIFSEAWKRGTQLEESSKARIDTLNRPLTSLAPQSHSQIKIVSPQAASQPSPMAPPPPPPPPPPPPPPPPPPPLPTQSKSAPILFAKYSTITRLQNAAQYPGPTFKSPSAVQITQQIPMATKQVLVTPNGAIPPPPPPPPPPPPPPPGSAMAMLKPNPCAASMPQFTPPPPPLKIHQVQQNNVVQTVQPPPPPPSPPPPPPPPPPPPPPPFQASNKQFVPAAKAAAPSTSPPTTVATGPPTAPKKQLHFTLSQPLSSPSVPSGAAPPPTLPKQQSFSAKPPSSPQSAMPSVRQIASQFPQMPLSDSQSSKTPNTAPQSPPAVKAKPKWQPFSVSSPEFPPPPPETSLDLLPPPPPPPPPPPPPSTSPVPPPSPTPDKTGSPKKSSKTSSPGGKKPPPTPQRNSSIKSNSSAEYHESKKSSIDSLVSKFEEPPASPSKESIYPPTAPPKPVKLNLSGVNLPMVFQQGNLTAQKLSSTKEPHAEFPSPPSDPEAEFPPPPADLELLPPPPPPPDGPPILFSGNTSPKVAVVNPQPQTWSKSSVKKAPPPTRPKRNDSMRLMQADMTEPPPVSPQVPTSPKPSLSVQPGFLADLNKTLQRKSITRHSSLTSARLSRPEPTTTMDDMVLPPPPPELLTDHKKPNCYGGSHLSGYATLRRGPPPAPPKRDQNTKLSGDW